The bacterium genomic sequence TTCTCCGGGAGAGTGCCGCGGTGGGCGATGAGAAAAAGTACGGCGCGAAGATGATCGAGGAGGCGCGGCTCGAGGCGGTGCCCAATCCATCTCCCGATCGGGACTACGTGATCGACTTCAGTATCCCCGAATTCACCTGCCTATGCCCGATCAGCGGCTTTCCCGATTTCGCGACCATGCGCATCCGGTACATCCCGGGAACGCAAATCGTCGAGCTCAAATCGCTCAAGCTCTACATCAATCGTTTCCGCGACCAGTCACTTTTCCACGAGCAGGCCGTGAACCGGATACTGGACGATCTGGTGGCAGTCTGCGCCCCCAAGTGGGTCTGGGTCGAGGGCGATTTCAACGTCCGGGGAAACATCAAGACCAAAATCCGCGCCATGCACGGCGAGCGCCCCCCCGGCGTTCCGGACTAGGCTGGCACGCTCCTCTCCAGAATTTCTCTCGAGGATTTG encodes the following:
- the queF gene encoding preQ(1) synthase — protein: MGDEKKYGAKMIEEARLEAVPNPSPDRDYVIDFSIPEFTCLCPISGFPDFATMRIRYIPGTQIVELKSLKLYINRFRDQSLFHEQAVNRILDDLVAVCAPKWVWVEGDFNVRGNIKTKIRAMHGERPPGVPD